One segment of Candidatus Zixiibacteriota bacterium DNA contains the following:
- a CDS encoding class I SAM-dependent methyltransferase, giving the protein MPRRFQPYTRLAEIWDEIGQDRFSARMVDYTFQILKRKNFQPRSALDLCCGTGTAAIRFARKGWEVYGLDGSADMLRLAAMKIRKERVKVNLIHQRLPEFEIRHTGGLGLKMFDLVTSYYDSLNYLLKEEELSACFRNLNRHLNPNGLFIFDMNTKEALKCLWGDKVYARSYDNVAWIWQSLFYERASQADLRAVCFARKGKLWERFEEVHTEKAYSLSVLKRLLHSAGFRVEHLYDCFRFVKPKRGAYRIAVVARKVRNIA; this is encoded by the coding sequence TCCAACCGTATACCCGTCTTGCCGAAATCTGGGATGAAATCGGTCAAGATAGATTCTCGGCGAGGATGGTCGATTATACCTTCCAGATTCTGAAGCGGAAGAATTTCCAGCCCCGCTCGGCGCTCGACCTCTGCTGCGGCACCGGCACCGCGGCAATACGTTTCGCCCGGAAAGGGTGGGAAGTTTACGGGCTGGATGGCTCCGCCGATATGCTCAGGCTCGCCGCGATGAAAATCCGAAAAGAAAGAGTAAAAGTGAACCTGATTCATCAACGTCTGCCGGAGTTTGAAATCAGACACACCGGCGGACTCGGTCTCAAGATGTTCGACCTTGTTACATCGTACTACGACAGCCTGAATTATCTTCTGAAAGAAGAGGAACTATCGGCCTGTTTCCGCAATCTGAATCGGCATCTGAATCCGAATGGATTATTCATCTTTGATATGAACACGAAAGAAGCGCTCAAGTGCCTCTGGGGAGACAAGGTTTATGCCCGCTCTTACGATAATGTCGCCTGGATATGGCAGTCGCTGTTTTACGAGCGGGCATCACAGGCAGACCTGCGGGCGGTCTGTTTTGCCCGTAAAGGAAAACTCTGGGAACGGTTTGAAGAAGTGCATACAGAGAAGGCGTATTCTTTGTCCGTCCTCAAGAGATTGCTTCACTCAGCCGGTTTTCGAGTGGAGCATCTGTATGACTGCTTCAGATTTGTGAAACCGAAAAGGGGAGCGTATCGGATAGCGGTGGTGGCGCGGAAAGTCCGGAATATCGCTTAG